In the Angustibacter sp. Root456 genome, GCACCGCAACCTCGACCGGCGGGTCGAGGCGCTCGTGAAGATCGAGGACCCCGCCCACGTCGCCGAGCTGCGGGGGCTGATCGACATCGCCATGGACGACGGCACGTCGTCGTTCCACCTCGGCTCCGCCGGCACGTGGATCCGCCACCACCGGGCAGACGACGGCACGCCCCTGCGCGACCTGCAGACCGCCGTCGCCGAGCGGCTCGCCAAGCAGCGGCGCAAGGCTCGCCGGCGGTGAGCCGGGCGGCGCCGGCGCTGCGCACGCCACCCGAGGTGCGACCGGGCACCGTGCGGGCCGCCGGGGCGCTGCTGTGGCGCACGCATCACGGTGACCTGCAGGTGCTCCTGGTGCACCGCCCCAAGTACGACGACTGGTCGTGGCCGAAGGGCAAGCTCGACGAGGGCGAGACGTGGCCCGGAGCCGCCGTCCGAGAGGTGCTGGAGGAGACCGGGCTGCACTGCGAGCTCGGAGTGCCTCTGCCGCAAGCGGTCTACGACGTCGGTGCAGGTGGCACGACGCGCCCCAAGGTCGTGCAGTACTGGGCGGCCCGCCAGGTGGCCGGCGACGGCGAGCTGGCGAACGAGGTCGACGAGGTGGCCTGGCTCACGGTCGACGAGGCGCGCGAGCGGTTGCACTACCGGCGCGACCGCGAGCAGCTGAAGGCGCTGGCTCGCAGCCACCGCGCCGGGCGGATCGACACCTGGCCCCTGGTGCTCGTGCGGCACGCCCGCACCGTGCCCC is a window encoding:
- a CDS encoding NUDIX hydrolase, yielding MSRAAPALRTPPEVRPGTVRAAGALLWRTHHGDLQVLLVHRPKYDDWSWPKGKLDEGETWPGAAVREVLEETGLHCELGVPLPQAVYDVGAGGTTRPKVVQYWAARQVAGDGELANEVDEVAWLTVDEARERLHYRRDREQLKALARSHRAGRIDTWPLVLVRHARTVPRRRWRGDDAQRPLDDAGHDQAKRLVPVLQAFGVRRVLTSDAERCAATVAPFAQLTGQRLLGRHSLSEEGFDDDPSRAVRQLDKAVARGEAAALCTHRPLLPALLRDLAKRTDDPLLRAALRDSASAGLLKGEVLVAHVSGRGDLAQVVAVERHTPC